One genomic segment of Rivularia sp. PCC 7116 includes these proteins:
- a CDS encoding glycosyltransferase — protein sequence MISNTTPLISVIIPVYNGEKTILPTIESVLQQTFTDLELIVINDDSQDSTLSLLSQIEDPRLKVFSYQNAGVAISRNRGIEKACGKFISFLDADDIWTQDKLEAQLKALQENPQAGVAYSWVNYINEDGSFFRHGNHITINGNAYEKMLMQNVLENGSNPLILREALSEVSGFNKSLTLVEDWDMWLRLAARYDFVTVPYPQILYRISSESASTNIVKMEKACLKFIEQAFNNAPASLQYLKKKSVITFYHYLTFKSLESPLSRKNGIIAMRCFWNVIYRDISVIWKWQTMLKALSKIFTVLVLPPEKYQQLKTIAKKLLIKEPKNQLQQG from the coding sequence ATGATAAGTAATACTACGCCGCTTATATCTGTAATTATCCCAGTATACAATGGTGAAAAAACTATTCTACCGACAATTGAATCGGTGTTACAGCAAACTTTTACAGACTTAGAATTAATAGTAATAAATGATGATTCTCAAGACTCAACATTAAGTCTTTTATCTCAGATAGAAGACCCTCGCTTAAAGGTATTTTCCTATCAAAATGCTGGTGTTGCAATCAGTCGTAACCGGGGAATTGAAAAAGCCTGCGGTAAGTTTATTTCCTTTCTGGATGCTGATGATATTTGGACTCAAGACAAACTAGAAGCGCAATTAAAAGCTTTACAAGAAAATCCTCAAGCAGGAGTTGCTTATAGTTGGGTTAACTATATTAATGAAGATGGCAGTTTTTTTCGTCATGGTAATCATATAACGATTAATGGTAATGCATACGAAAAAATGCTGATGCAAAATGTGCTAGAAAACGGCTCTAATCCTTTAATTCTTCGGGAAGCTTTGAGCGAGGTGAGTGGTTTTAACAAGTCATTAACACTTGTTGAAGATTGGGATATGTGGTTGCGTTTAGCAGCTCGCTATGATTTTGTGACGGTGCCTTATCCTCAGATTTTATACCGGATATCTTCTGAATCGGCATCTACGAATATCGTGAAAATGGAAAAAGCCTGTTTAAAATTTATAGAACAAGCTTTTAATAATGCTCCTGCATCCCTTCAATACCTCAAGAAAAAAAGTGTTATAACCTTTTATCACTACCTCACCTTTAAATCATTAGAGTCTCCTTTAAGCCGCAAAAATGGCATAATTGCGATGCGATGTTTTTGGAATGTGATTTACAGAGATATATCTGTAATTTGGAAATGGCAAACCATGTTGAAAGCATTATCAAAAATTTTTACAGTACTTGTTCTACCTCCCGAAAAATATCAACAATTAAAAACCATAGCTAAAAAGCTTCTGATTAAAGAACCTAAAAATCAACTGCAACAAGGTTAA
- a CDS encoding glycosyltransferase translates to MSKSSPDIAIFLRCLYGGGAERILLNLARCFVEQELKVDMVLAKAEGSLIKQLPAEIRLVDLKAQSKLSTIPKLVQYLRREEPKSMLAALHYPCEIALLAKRIAGVSTRVVVSERNHLSLEAKRIPQLSVRLTPLAARLLYPWADGIVAISQGVGKDLANVTRLPLERIDTIYNPILTPEVFAKAKEPVDHPWFQPGEPPVIIAVGRLYPQKDYPTLLRAFAQVHQLQPSRLVILGEGPEKDKIKNLICELGLQEDVAMLGFVDNPHAYMAHSAVFVLSSAWEGFGNVVAEALAVGTPVVSTNCHSGPAEILADGKYGELTPVGEPHAMAEAILKVLAGNIKQADSQWLNQFTIKYGAEKYLNALNIPSKVLV, encoded by the coding sequence ATGTCTAAATCTTCACCCGATATTGCAATCTTTCTACGTTGCCTTTACGGTGGTGGTGCTGAAAGAATTTTATTAAATTTAGCTCGTTGTTTTGTAGAACAAGAACTAAAAGTTGATATGGTGCTTGCAAAGGCAGAAGGTTCCTTAATCAAGCAATTACCAGCAGAAATTCGACTTGTAGATTTAAAAGCGCAATCAAAGCTAAGTACGATACCAAAATTAGTTCAATATTTGCGACGAGAAGAGCCTAAAAGTATGTTAGCGGCTCTACACTATCCTTGTGAAATTGCCCTTTTAGCAAAGCGTATTGCTGGGGTATCAACGCGAGTTGTAGTTTCCGAACGCAATCATCTATCTCTCGAAGCAAAACGCATTCCTCAACTTTCAGTACGTTTAACACCATTAGCAGCAAGACTTTTATACCCTTGGGCAGATGGTATTGTGGCTATTTCTCAAGGAGTAGGGAAAGATTTAGCCAATGTGACTCGCTTGCCCTTAGAACGCATTGATACAATTTACAATCCGATTTTAACTCCTGAAGTATTTGCCAAAGCTAAAGAACCAGTCGATCATCCGTGGTTCCAACCGGGTGAACCACCAGTAATCATCGCAGTAGGCAGGTTATATCCACAAAAAGATTATCCGACTTTGTTGCGTGCCTTTGCTCAAGTGCATCAACTGCAACCCAGTCGATTGGTAATTTTGGGAGAGGGACCAGAAAAAGATAAGATCAAGAATTTAATTTGCGAATTAGGTTTGCAAGAAGATGTTGCCATGTTGGGTTTTGTTGATAACCCTCATGCTTATATGGCACATAGCGCAGTTTTCGTTTTATCTTCTGCTTGGGAAGGTTTTGGTAATGTCGTTGCAGAAGCCTTAGCCGTGGGAACTCCAGTAGTGTCTACAAATTGTCACAGCGGTCCTGCGGAGATTCTAGCAGATGGTAAGTATGGAGAATTAACTCCAGTCGGCGAACCACATGCTATGGCTGAGGCTATTTTAAAGGTACTTGCAGGCAATATTAAGCAAGCAGATTCCCAGTGGCTAAATCAATTCACCATTAAATATGGTGCCGAAAAGTACTTAAATGCATTAAATATACCTTCCAAAGTCTTAGTTTAA
- a CDS encoding O-antigen ligase: MLQLNHFSPNRKQSESKSEAKSFAERVIYWTIVLTPLWWLLGIQTIVYPVVSVFLLVAGLKLDKLIKQSLPICNWAWLAMIFAALWTNILGLESIGFPALKTAATFFTLFKGYLMIFACMTLPFWHRIQVKTIVRAVSWMTAGLLVTLAIQLIILFVMGPQESILPPLARLIPGEKESMMVKFATIRSFFGVPLPRAVLYTADPPILGVCGLLCFFMCLGESNQKLRKFAIAGSLISLIISQSRLAWVCFPLVWLIIYCFRSGLARQAYLWIVSLISLFAVVLSLSIQDLIASPLATFNSGRPESSKDREYVINATIDAWRDSPWLGWGIMDKTVSWGNGVFVLPLGTFSSYAKVLYIHGILGFIFFITALVSTMCSFWEPAIKGNPISQRAFGCLVALYLLLHATNLTWMAIYFWFFFIWLGAILSEQQQQDLNVNQWEELIGNW; this comes from the coding sequence ATGCTGCAATTGAACCACTTTAGTCCAAATCGCAAACAATCCGAATCAAAATCCGAAGCTAAATCATTTGCTGAAAGAGTAATTTACTGGACGATTGTCCTCACACCACTTTGGTGGCTGTTGGGAATACAAACTATTGTCTATCCGGTTGTCAGCGTATTTTTACTAGTAGCTGGTTTGAAGCTAGATAAGCTAATTAAACAATCCTTACCAATTTGTAACTGGGCATGGTTGGCAATGATTTTTGCTGCACTGTGGACAAATATTTTAGGTTTAGAGTCAATCGGCTTTCCGGCTTTAAAAACAGCAGCAACGTTTTTTACTTTATTCAAAGGCTACTTGATGATATTTGCCTGCATGACTTTACCCTTTTGGCATCGCATTCAGGTGAAAACCATTGTCAGGGCTGTATCCTGGATGACTGCTGGTTTATTAGTAACCCTGGCGATTCAACTAATAATACTTTTTGTAATGGGTCCTCAAGAGTCAATATTACCGCCTCTAGCTCGATTAATTCCGGGTGAAAAAGAAAGTATGATGGTCAAGTTTGCTACGATTCGATCATTTTTTGGTGTTCCTTTACCTAGAGCAGTTTTATATACAGCCGACCCACCTATTTTAGGGGTTTGCGGTCTTTTATGTTTCTTTATGTGTTTGGGTGAAAGCAACCAAAAATTGCGTAAATTTGCTATTGCTGGTAGTTTAATCAGTTTAATAATTTCTCAAAGTCGTCTTGCTTGGGTATGTTTTCCCTTGGTTTGGCTAATTATATATTGCTTTCGTAGTGGTTTAGCTCGACAAGCTTATTTATGGATAGTATCTTTGATTTCTTTATTTGCTGTTGTATTAAGTTTAAGCATACAAGATTTAATCGCTTCACCTCTAGCAACTTTTAATAGCGGTCGTCCGGAATCATCCAAAGACCGAGAATATGTGATTAATGCAACTATTGACGCATGGAGAGATTCTCCTTGGTTGGGTTGGGGGATTATGGATAAAACCGTCAGTTGGGGGAATGGAGTTTTTGTACTTCCTTTGGGAACGTTTTCTTCCTATGCGAAAGTGCTTTACATCCACGGTATTTTGGGATTTATTTTCTTTATTACGGCGCTTGTTTCAACTATGTGCAGCTTTTGGGAACCTGCTATCAAAGGAAACCCCATTTCTCAGCGTGCATTTGGGTGTTTAGTCGCTTTATATTTATTGCTTCATGCCACTAATTTAACTTGGATGGCGATTTATTTTTGGTTCTTTTTTATTTGGTTGGGAGCGATTCTTTCCGAACAACAACAGCAAGATTTAAATGTTAATCAATGGGAAGAGTTAATTGGTAATTGGTAA
- a CDS encoding WecB/TagA/CpsF family glycosyltransferase, with amino-acid sequence MASSFSFLRTPSGFHSDVSVSNTDNPTINDRQIDKPTALSIYLLERRIDCMSISSIVEAIDKACREDKKITVANYNIHSFNLSMQLPWYYEFLQSAEIANCDSVGILKAIGYMGLDLPLDYRTSYTLLMPKVLESCNRKNYSVFLLGGKPQCLTTAINNLQLQYPKVCFAGHHGYFDKQDVQANQSVIEQINQFEPNVLIVGMGMPIQEHWVQQYRDNLRVNAIMLGGAIIDRMAGIVPDCPNIISDAGFEWFYRFCREPKRLAARYLLGNPAFALHIALAMFHKMSLRVELTPKLENFDCRVGD; translated from the coding sequence ATGGCAAGCTCCTTTTCTTTTTTAAGAACACCTTCCGGTTTTCATAGTGATGTTAGTGTCTCGAATACAGATAATCCAACAATAAATGATAGGCAAATAGACAAACCGACTGCTTTGAGTATCTATTTATTGGAGCGAAGAATAGACTGTATGTCTATCTCTTCAATTGTGGAAGCAATTGATAAAGCTTGTAGAGAAGATAAGAAAATAACTGTGGCGAATTACAATATCCACAGTTTCAATTTATCAATGCAACTGCCTTGGTATTACGAGTTTCTTCAAAGTGCAGAGATTGCTAATTGCGATAGTGTAGGAATATTGAAAGCAATCGGCTATATGGGATTGGATTTACCTTTAGATTATCGAACTTCCTATACGCTTTTAATGCCTAAAGTCTTAGAAAGCTGCAATCGCAAAAACTATTCGGTATTTTTATTAGGTGGAAAGCCTCAATGTTTAACAACTGCGATTAATAATTTACAACTGCAATACCCGAAAGTTTGTTTTGCAGGGCATCACGGATATTTTGATAAACAAGATGTGCAAGCAAATCAGTCAGTAATCGAGCAAATCAATCAGTTTGAGCCAAATGTTTTAATTGTAGGCATGGGAATGCCGATTCAAGAACATTGGGTACAACAGTATCGCGATAATTTGCGGGTTAATGCGATTATGCTTGGTGGAGCAATTATCGATAGGATGGCTGGAATTGTTCCAGATTGTCCAAATATTATATCTGATGCCGGTTTTGAGTGGTTCTATCGCTTTTGTCGCGAGCCTAAACGTTTAGCAGCCCGTTATTTGTTAGGAAATCCCGCTTTTGCACTGCATATTGCTTTGGCAATGTTTCACAAAATGTCTTTACGAGTTGAATTAACCCCGAAGTTAGAGAATTTCGATTGTAGAGTAGGTGACTAG
- a CDS encoding glycosyltransferase yields the protein MKNNAKPLISVIIPVYNGEKTIRETIESVLHQTYTNLELIVINDGSRDLTLNVISSIKDSRLKIFSYQNAGVCMSRNRGIERAQGQFISFLNADDTWTPDKLEAQLKALEANPQASVAYSWVDYIDEYGEFIRHGNHIAINGDAYEQLLIQNVLENGSNPLIRRQALINTGIFNESFTLAEDWDMWLRLAKRYDFVTVPLPQVLHRASSCSVSTNILKMETACLKFIEQAYKYAPKSLQNLKRKSLASLYHYLTFKSLESPSGQKNGAIAIKFLANVIWNDLSVIIQWQTMSEALFKICMVFLLPPQQYQILKIKLKIFFSRRQKVMG from the coding sequence ATGAAAAATAACGCAAAACCATTAATTTCTGTAATTATTCCCGTATATAACGGTGAAAAAACAATTCGAGAAACAATTGAATCAGTATTGCATCAAACCTATACAAATTTAGAGCTAATAGTTATAAATGATGGCTCTCGGGATTTAACGCTAAACGTAATATCTAGTATCAAAGATTCTCGTTTAAAGATATTTTCCTATCAAAATGCTGGTGTTTGTATGAGTCGCAATCGGGGAATTGAACGCGCTCAAGGTCAGTTTATTTCCTTTTTGAATGCTGATGATACTTGGACTCCAGATAAACTAGAAGCGCAGTTAAAAGCCTTAGAAGCAAATCCTCAAGCATCAGTAGCTTATTCTTGGGTGGACTACATTGATGAATATGGTGAATTTATCCGTCATGGCAATCATATAGCTATTAATGGTGATGCCTACGAACAATTATTAATCCAAAACGTTCTAGAAAATGGCTCAAATCCTTTAATTCGCAGGCAGGCTTTGATTAATACTGGTATTTTCAATGAGTCATTTACGCTTGCTGAAGATTGGGATATGTGGTTGCGCTTAGCTAAGCGGTATGATTTTGTTACAGTACCGCTTCCCCAAGTTTTACACCGTGCTTCTTCTTGCTCAGTATCGACTAATATTTTAAAAATGGAAACAGCCTGTTTAAAATTTATCGAACAAGCTTATAAATACGCTCCTAAATCACTGCAAAATTTAAAAAGAAAGTCACTTGCAAGCCTTTATCACTATCTTACTTTTAAATCATTAGAATCACCATCTGGACAAAAAAACGGTGCGATCGCCATTAAATTTTTGGCAAATGTGATTTGGAACGATTTATCTGTAATTATTCAGTGGCAAACTATGTCGGAAGCATTATTCAAGATTTGTATGGTTTTTCTTCTACCTCCACAGCAGTATCAAATTTTGAAAATCAAACTTAAAATCTTTTTTTCCAGAAGGCAGAAGGTTATGGGTTGA
- a CDS encoding glycosyltransferase family 4 protein — translation MFNFGFIVEQALGHITHYQNLKYWVDKDSNIKPNWMPVGTKTNDIWEKFPVIRNNWSLQVSLRARRAINAAMKSQKPDALFLHTQTLALFSIPFMHRIPTIISTDATPLNLDSIATGYNHKVGSNYLLERGKYQWNKSTYSAATGIVTWCEWAKNSLIYDYDISPEKIIVIPPGVDLEQWNFRREKSLEDSNANPLKLLFVGGDFARKGGYTLLEAFLDGLDKDYTLDIVTKDTSLQRELTGIDSLKLHCDLTPNSQRLKQLYQQADIFVFPTEADCLPSAISEAMAAGLPIITTNVGAIAEQVQHGINGLIVPPSDATALAIALKTLRNNPAKITEMAVASRRLAEKRFDARRNYGEILNLMKTISEKSSSQYKAENLFHA, via the coding sequence ATGTTTAATTTCGGTTTTATCGTAGAGCAGGCATTAGGACATATTACCCATTACCAAAATCTCAAATATTGGGTAGATAAAGATAGCAATATCAAACCAAACTGGATGCCTGTAGGAACAAAGACGAATGATATTTGGGAAAAATTTCCGGTAATTCGTAATAATTGGTCGTTGCAAGTTAGTCTACGCGCCCGTAGAGCGATAAATGCAGCGATGAAATCACAAAAACCAGATGCATTGTTTCTTCATACTCAAACACTTGCACTGTTTTCTATTCCTTTTATGCATCGTATTCCTACGATTATTTCTACCGATGCTACACCTTTAAACCTTGATAGTATTGCGACTGGATACAATCATAAAGTCGGTAGTAATTATTTATTAGAGCGGGGAAAATATCAGTGGAATAAAAGCACCTATAGTGCTGCTACTGGAATTGTGACGTGGTGCGAATGGGCTAAAAATTCTTTGATTTATGATTATGATATATCTCCTGAGAAAATCATTGTAATTCCGCCGGGAGTGGATTTAGAACAGTGGAATTTTAGACGTGAAAAATCTCTGGAAGATAGCAACGCAAATCCTTTAAAGTTATTGTTTGTGGGAGGAGATTTCGCTCGCAAAGGAGGTTATACTCTACTGGAGGCTTTTCTTGATGGTCTAGATAAGGATTATACTCTCGATATCGTCACCAAAGATACCAGTTTACAGCGAGAATTAACCGGCATCGATAGCCTAAAGCTACATTGCGATTTAACTCCTAACAGCCAACGTCTAAAGCAACTTTACCAACAAGCAGATATTTTCGTTTTCCCTACCGAAGCTGATTGCTTACCCAGTGCGATTTCCGAAGCAATGGCAGCAGGTTTACCAATAATTACTACCAATGTTGGTGCTATAGCAGAGCAAGTTCAACATGGAATCAACGGCTTAATCGTGCCGCCATCAGATGCTACAGCTTTAGCGATCGCTTTGAAAACCCTGAGAAATAATCCTGCAAAAATAACTGAAATGGCTGTTGCCAGTCGTCGGTTAGCCGAAAAGCGTTTTGATGCTCGGCGCAATTATGGCGAGATTCTCAACTTGATGAAAACTATATCGGAGAAATCTAGTTCGCAGTATAAAGCGGAGAATCTTTTCCATGCTTAA
- a CDS encoding glycosyltransferase yields MLKSPPDIAKFRQQRRCGLVIFGEGLEKENLNNLIYELELQAEVSLLGFVNNPYADMADSAVFVLSSVWQGFGNVILKALASSERN; encoded by the coding sequence ATGCTTAAATCTCCACCGGATATTGCCAAATTTCGCCAACAGCGTCGATGTGGATTGGTAATCTTTGGAGAAGGTTTAGAAAAGGAAAATTTAAATAATTTAATTTATGAATTGGAATTACAAGCAGAAGTTTCACTCTTGGGTTTTGTCAATAATCCTTATGCTGACATGGCTGATAGTGCAGTTTTCGTTTTGTCCTCTGTTTGGCAAGGCTTTGGTAACGTAATTTTAAAAGCTTTAGCAAGTAGCGAAAGAAATTAA
- a CDS encoding tyrosine-protein kinase domain-containing protein: protein MNKITAITIRHWKPVIFWNLLVLGLTSYIAIVTPRMWNASAQLTIPATNGNLDANLGILGSFRKDNSSISASSDSQLQMQKSILTSDTLMEKVLSVDPQKDKFQNVSGYKSLFEISIDENSRIITVYTKGLSPELAKLRTNNLITLFQQRLKELRQQNRLSKRQFSAVELEEARNNLMAAQQTLAQFKQSSALVDAEEQTKAIVTTIDGLTKARLEALSLAEYNQNRVNTLSNLLSMSSNQAIRSLSLGENRDYQFIRGKLAEIKAELSGLQAKYTDNHPEVRQLLQQEKVLLNRMQNQVQRTSGGIAIDTTVSGEGEGRAGLIEQLILAETEASGQQRRAILIQNQIEKLTANLNSIPNQQKRLIELQRNVDVAEGVYKGLVAQVQQTNIDVFDVYPNVEILDSARVNNKPISPKKSLMILNALLAGITGSIALILLLERRNPLLSPQDLQDMKFPMVVSIPKLKDAHLTSEDVDEQVRFQRLASALSLQPLNNRHILITSAMESEGKTTVTLGLGKALVELGFRVLVVDGDFIRAELTQDLGCTQELNITNEVVSVEPNLDLLPATPRSSKIVQMVSQGRFQQALADAESHTKYDYVLVDTAPVSATTATALMTAQIPNVLFVVKPGMSFSSSVRDSLQQLMEHQAHILGLVVNGVETSAKPYNLQLHSSSSSSSGIADSILS, encoded by the coding sequence ATGAATAAAATAACTGCAATAACTATTAGACATTGGAAGCCTGTAATTTTTTGGAATCTGTTAGTTTTAGGTTTAACTAGTTACATTGCCATAGTTACACCTCGGATGTGGAATGCGTCGGCACAATTAACGATTCCGGCAACAAATGGGAATTTAGATGCAAATTTGGGTATTTTAGGTTCTTTCAGAAAAGATAATTCTAGTATTTCTGCAAGTAGCGATAGTCAATTACAAATGCAGAAAAGTATTCTCACTAGCGATACTTTGATGGAAAAGGTTCTTAGTGTAGATCCACAGAAAGATAAATTTCAAAATGTATCTGGTTACAAGTCGCTATTTGAAATTTCCATTGATGAAAACTCCCGCATCATCACTGTATATACTAAAGGTTTATCACCAGAATTAGCGAAACTACGCACCAATAATCTCATTACTTTATTTCAACAACGACTTAAAGAACTTCGACAGCAAAACCGCTTATCCAAAAGACAATTTAGTGCAGTTGAATTAGAAGAAGCTCGCAATAATTTAATGGCAGCACAACAAACTTTAGCGCAATTTAAACAATCCAGCGCTTTAGTTGATGCTGAGGAACAAACAAAAGCTATCGTTACCACAATTGACGGTTTAACAAAAGCTCGATTAGAGGCATTATCCCTTGCTGAATACAATCAAAATCGCGTTAATACGTTATCAAATTTATTGAGCATGTCCTCAAACCAAGCTATTCGTTCTTTAAGCTTGGGTGAAAATCGTGACTATCAATTTATTAGAGGTAAGCTCGCAGAAATAAAAGCGGAATTATCCGGTTTACAAGCTAAATATACCGATAACCACCCGGAAGTTCGACAGCTTTTACAGCAAGAAAAAGTATTATTAAATCGGATGCAAAATCAAGTTCAACGAACTTCTGGCGGTATAGCTATCGACACTACAGTCAGCGGTGAAGGGGAAGGGCGTGCCGGTTTAATCGAACAATTAATTTTGGCAGAAACTGAAGCTTCCGGTCAACAAAGACGCGCTATATTAATACAAAATCAAATAGAAAAGCTGACGGCTAACTTAAATTCTATTCCTAACCAACAAAAGCGATTAATAGAACTCCAACGTAATGTTGATGTAGCAGAAGGTGTTTATAAAGGTTTAGTCGCTCAAGTTCAGCAGACAAATATTGATGTTTTTGACGTTTATCCTAATGTCGAAATATTAGATTCAGCTAGAGTTAACAATAAGCCGATTTCTCCCAAAAAATCTTTGATGATTCTCAATGCTTTACTAGCTGGAATCACCGGCAGTATTGCTTTAATCTTACTTTTAGAAAGACGCAATCCGTTGTTAAGCCCTCAAGATTTGCAGGATATGAAATTCCCAATGGTTGTCTCTATTCCTAAACTTAAAGATGCTCACTTAACATCGGAAGACGTTGACGAACAAGTGAGATTTCAAAGACTCGCTTCAGCACTTAGTTTACAGCCTCTAAATAACCGTCATATATTAATTACTAGCGCGATGGAAAGCGAAGGTAAAACAACTGTAACTTTAGGATTAGGAAAAGCATTAGTCGAATTAGGTTTTCGAGTGTTGGTAGTCGATGGTGATTTTATCCGCGCCGAATTGACTCAAGATTTAGGCTGTACTCAAGAATTAAATATCACAAATGAAGTTGTTTCTGTAGAGCCGAATTTGGATTTATTACCGGCAACACCACGAAGCAGTAAAATTGTGCAAATGGTATCCCAGGGAAGATTCCAGCAAGCTTTAGCAGATGCCGAATCTCATACAAAATACGATTACGTTTTGGTTGATACTGCTCCCGTCAGCGCTACAACCGCTACAGCATTAATGACGGCTCAAATTCCGAATGTATTGTTTGTGGTTAAACCGGGTATGAGTTTTAGTAGCTCGGTACGCGATAGCTTGCAGCAGTTAATGGAACATCAGGCTCATATATTGGGTTTAGTTGTCAACGGTGTGGAAACTTCTGCTAAACCTTATAACCTACAATTGCACTCTTCTTCCTCTTCTTCTTCTGGTATAGCAGATTCGATCTTAAGTTAA
- a CDS encoding FkbM family methyltransferase has translation MKIKKMDFKLKRILEAKNVLKETLKGSYFEGFTKQLYTLLNKNKKEKYIINAEDNHLTVKILHRILTEKSNCIDIGCNTGEFLASILELSPSGSHYAFEPIPRLADRLRKRFPKTNVIEAALSDSEGEATFWYVVNSPALSSLKKGVWSHHIPNALTESILVKVHKLDNVLPADLKIDFIKIDVEGVEYSVLKGGREIIKNHRPYIIFEHGKDDNGVRHDSKIYDFLVDDCCLKIYELKSWVEGFPPLTKDEFVSSPFWNFLAVPE, from the coding sequence TTGAAAATAAAAAAAATGGATTTTAAACTTAAAAGAATTTTGGAAGCTAAAAATGTTTTAAAAGAAACTCTCAAGGGTTCCTATTTTGAAGGTTTTACAAAACAGCTATATACTTTATTAAATAAGAATAAAAAAGAAAAATATATTATCAATGCAGAAGATAATCATTTGACAGTTAAAATTTTGCATAGAATATTAACTGAAAAATCTAACTGCATTGATATCGGATGTAATACAGGTGAGTTTTTAGCTTCTATTTTAGAATTATCTCCATCGGGAAGTCATTATGCTTTTGAACCAATTCCCAGGCTTGCCGATAGGTTAAGAAAAAGGTTTCCTAAAACTAACGTTATAGAAGCTGCTTTAAGTGATTCCGAGGGGGAAGCTACTTTTTGGTACGTTGTAAATTCACCGGCGCTAAGTAGTTTAAAAAAGGGTGTATGGAGCCATCATATTCCCAATGCCTTGACTGAAAGTATTTTAGTAAAAGTCCATAAATTAGATAACGTATTACCAGCGGATTTAAAAATTGATTTTATTAAAATCGATGTTGAAGGAGTGGAATACTCTGTTTTAAAAGGTGGACGAGAAATTATCAAAAATCATAGACCATACATCATTTTTGAACACGGCAAGGATGATAATGGGGTGCGGCACGATAGCAAAATTTATGATTTCCTTGTAGATGATTGTTGTTTAAAAATATATGAATTAAAAAGTTGGGTTGAAGGTTTTCCGCCCCTAACTAAAGATGAATTTGTCAGTTCTCCTTTCTGGAATTTCTTGGCGGTTCCTGAGTGA
- a CDS encoding response regulator: protein MTKSILVVDDEEDIRALIQLGLEMQAGWKVLNSNSGEEAILIAESQQPDAILLDLMMPDMDGKTTLKKLKDNPQTKQIPVILMTAKSKSSVEESFSDLDVAAIFTKPLRPLNLAQQISEVISLS, encoded by the coding sequence ATGACTAAATCAATTTTAGTAGTTGATGATGAAGAAGACATTAGAGCGCTAATTCAGCTAGGCTTGGAAATGCAAGCAGGTTGGAAAGTACTTAATAGCAACTCTGGAGAAGAAGCAATTTTAATTGCTGAAAGTCAACAGCCGGATGCGATTTTATTAGATTTGATGATGCCGGATATGGACGGCAAAACGACATTAAAAAAATTGAAAGACAACCCGCAAACAAAGCAAATACCTGTAATTTTGATGACTGCAAAAAGTAAATCTTCCGTTGAGGAAAGCTTTAGCGATCTGGATGTTGCAGCAATATTTACTAAACCATTACGCCCTTTAAATCTCGCACAACAGATAAGTGAAGTTATATCGCTATCCTAA